The Dromaius novaehollandiae isolate bDroNov1 chromosome 4, bDroNov1.hap1, whole genome shotgun sequence genome contains the following window.
CCACATGCCAGGGATCAACCAGGTCCCCAGCCTGGATAGTCCGGGGACCAGGATCATGGGACACATCAAGGAGCACAAATGTGCAGACGTCGCCACAGAGAATTAGGCCCTGCTACTCACTGAAGATAATGTCTCACTGCGCCCTGACACATGTGCCGTATTTGGAAAGTAGCCTAGTGTACACACACAGCATGTAGGATTTGCAATGCTATTGGCTTATCAGAGCACAATAATGACTTAAGGTTTCACCTGTAAGAGATGTCAGTCATTTTTATatctgtgggaggaaaaaaacaaataccaacgtacatgtgttttttttccctacataAATATGTTGCTGGGGTTTATTGCACTGAGTTTGGTTTCATAAAATTGAACACCCCAGTAATATAGTGTGTATTCGTCATCTCCAGTTCACTGAGAGTTGATGTGAACTAAGAAATATTCTTAAAGATTCTGGGAATTTCAATGAAATCTTGTGAAACAGATTTTCTCTTTAACAAGGGAGAGGAAACATGATAATAGTGGTGTAGCATTAATGAAGAATTATTTGCCTTAAAGCCAAAAGAAAGGACGAGTAAGAAAACTTGACTGACAAATAAATTTTAGATTTTCCTGAGATTTATGTtatacttttgttttcattttgggaAGAGACCTCTGCTATCACTTTGTTTTATAACTTGAGTTTTCCTTGTCCGTAGTGCCGGGACCAAGTTCCTCCAGTGACAATGGCATCAGCTTTGCCATGATACTGATGGCCTGGGTGGTGATTGCGCTTGTCTTGTTCTTACTGAGGCCTAGTAATCTGAGAGGATCCAATACAGCTGGAAAGCCAACCAGTCCCCATAGTGTAAGTGTGTCTTAAAGTGCCCTGCAGAGAGACTCTGCAATAATCTAAATTTAATTGTTTTTACTAGAGACTTTATGTTATGGTcgttttttcttaaattgttttttctaTATTTCCTCTGGTTGGAACAGTCTTCTTCAGTATAAGGGAAAAATCACAAGTTTTGTAGaagtaaataaacaaaattaCAGCATGAAACTATGGGAAGAGCATCTTTGTCCTAGATGTGGGATGGTGGAAAAGTCCCTATTGAGGCAGGAAACAGTATTGTCGTTTGATGCTCGTGTACTCTGAATATTGAAAGAGATAGTGAAAGGTCTTAAAAGAAAGCGCTGTGTTTCTCTtctgagttcttttttttttcttgctaagtCCTCTGATGTGAAGCACTGTTTCTAATCTTgtgtgggctttttttcttttcctcctttcttcccttagGGACAAGAGCCACCAGCCCCACCTGTGGACTAGAGCTTTCAGTATTGGAAAAGTTCAGCAGCTAAAACCTTGCACGACCAAATGAACGAAGTGACCAGATTACTCCTAAACCCCATtcaatactgttttcttttctcatttacatAAAGCAGAATTATCATTCAGCAATTATCTTCATGAACTGCTTTTAGCTACTtaaattttaagttaatttttgctttgtatgTAATTACCATTTCTAGTAGGTGATAATTTGATTAAATGATAAGGCGTTACAGGGATTTTTTGGTTGTTATTGTAACTGTGGATGTTCCACTCAGCTTCTTTCTGTTACAGCAATCTTAATTTCTTTGCAGTGGTTTCTGGTACTCATTGAAGGAAAGTGAAAAACCCTGTGCATCTATAAAAATGGAAGGTTACTGATCATTCTTCAGATTAATCCCTATTTTTTCTCCACTATATTTTTGAGAGTTATATTATGATTACAATCATTAGTTTAGTGAtgtggtgaaaaaaaaaagaaattattttgtatttgcccTTAGTTCAAAGCAGCTTTTAGTCAGGTCTTTGGACTACTAATATAGTTTTCAGGATTGTTAGCAAAAGCACGGATTGTCCACTAGAATTAaagtatgtgtgtatgcatgcaaaGAAGTGAATGCGATAATTGCCACTGTCAAAGCCTTTGCCTATATATTGGGAACTTTACACAAAAGATTATACCACCAAAAATGAAATTAACTTAATCTTTTCATTAATAGATGATATATTGCATTCAATATGTTGTCAAAAACAATTTATTCCAAAAGCTAATTTGTTTACTTATAGattttataaaaagagaaatctaGTGACAAGAGCTTGGTAGAATTTTCTGTCCTGGATATAGCCTTTTAATAATTAGTATCTTTATAAATTTTTAGCCATGATGTAATGGACAGGATGAAATCATACCAACAGATTACCACCTTCTGAAATACACACACGTAGTGGATGTTCAGGTTTTTTCACCTGTATGTTATCAGCAATTCTTAACATTTCATCCTTATTTACTGGTTGTAATTGTAGAATAACAAAATTGCAGGCAACCATATAGGGCATGTCTTTTCCCTctaatatttgtgtgtgtatgtgcgtggtgtgtgtttgtttgtgtttgtgtgtatgtgtggctGTGCACATATCTGTGCACATCTCCCATTTTAGCAAATGGGAATGACTTTTTATGTACGTTAATTTAAGGACATTTTAAAGATGTACAGAAAAGTGACACTGTATATTTTTCTTGATTAATttgaaaaaattaagaataatgTAAAGAGCATTTTTATGTTACCAACATGGAGCTTCTTTCTTTAAAGGTCAGTAGAACAGGCGTATGGGAATTCAAAGCCTTGCTCTACAAACCTTTATTTCATGAAGATTTTAGTTATGGAGCTGAAGGGACTAACTGTTCACATGCATAAAGGTTTGTATTAATGGGCTCTAACAAAATCTCACATTGGATCCCATGGCTGATAACAGGGTTTTCCTCCTCAGGGTAAATGACAGGTCAGCTAAGCATCCTTGCAAGGAAGGGTACAACATAGACCTGAAGAAAGGCTTCCGTAATTTGACATGATTGCCCATTGAATTTCTGTGGAACAGTGTTCTCCCAAGCAATACATGGGGGCACATGTTAAAAACGAAGAGCGGGCCAGATGCTCTCAGTCACATCAGTGCAGTGCCATGTAAAGCAATGGAGTTGCAGCCGAGAAGTTGAGAGCATTTGTCCTACTGTGTCTAATGGTGTACAGGCCACAAACACTGTGTAAAGATGTCACTGGGACATGCAATCTGACTGTGCTTGTTTTTTGCCTTCCCTGTACATTTGTGTTTGGGATAGTAGTTTGAACAGAGTGAGTAATACAGCATCATTTTGTTGAACCGacaaaaaaacataaataatCTACTGCACCGGCCTTTTCTCCGAGAGCTTTTGGCCAGAATTCTTCACTATTGGATGCATAAAACAAGCTTCTAATTGATTAAATAACCAACTAAAACAGGCTTCGTTTCAGGCAGAGGGAGCCGTTCCTGGTCCTGTTGAAGTCGGTGAGATTTACAGCAGATGCTCCTCACTTCTAAGCATCATTCTTGCTTTACTTAAATGTCTGTGTAGGTATTTGCAAAACTCGCCATGTGCATCCAGCTCTAATGGCCCTGGCAAATGAACTTTTTGTTCAGAGAAATGttgttttacatttaaatgaagtGTCTTTGCTTGAAATTCTTCTAAGTAATTGTCCCAGTGATTTTATTCCTGTATGCTTTCCTCATGTGAATTgctattttaaattttctatgtAAAAGAAGAacattggaaatattttattgtaaaatGTTTTACTAAAGAGCCAGGCCACTATCCCACGTCAAAATGTATGCCTTTTAAATTCAGAGATCCTCACTTCAGGACATAACCTTCAGATCACCACTCTTTAATTAAAGTAACTAATTATAGGACTGTATTTTGCCACTCTTATTCATGTTAAATAGTGCCTTACTCATCAAGTAGTTGCACTGAAGTTTGTGGGACTACTCTGAGATAATGTACTAGTAGTAGCTTTAGTAAGGGTGGCAGAAATCTGGCCTTTAGTGATGTAGTTTGCGATGAAATAATTGTATCATGGTTGCAGATGTTTATGGTAAATTTTGAGAAGTGTGGAAGAGATTAGTGGGATGTGAAGCTTCAGGATATGATTAATTGTGTAATAAGGGGTTTAAGCTCAGTAAGAGACAAGTTGTAGCAACTACTTGGGAAGTACGGAGGACAGTTTACAATTATACTTTAGCTTAGAACTTTGTTAAAATGATAGTATTTTTAGTCTGCTTAACACAATTATTATACTCTGAAATGAGAAATCATATGTATTCATGTATTGTCTGCAGATCACTTAGCCTCGTAATGTTCATTATTGAAAAAAGAAGAGTGATGATGTGATGTACCTAATGTAAATTGGTGGTTTAAAATGTCTGAATTATGCCAAACAAAAATCATCTGTGCCATTTGCAGTTTCCTAGTGATCTTTTACTGAGTACTTGGAATGGGATAAAGGGCTTGTACTATGCACTTTTTATTgacttaaaataaatagcaaacatTAGTAACCTTTTGTCTATGTCTGTTAGATTTTGTCTAAGATGTAGGATTGCACCAACCTACCAATTTCTAAGCTAATTTGAAATGATCTAAAAGTAAGTATCAGTAAAATCAGTgtcatttaaaacttttaaaatgtgagTTCTAACTTTTCTAATGCACACGTGCTTTCTATGGATATCTCAACCAAGTCAGAATAATCATAAGCATTTTGAGATACTTCTGTGACCAACACACATCTGAAGCCAAATATGCCCATTATGTTACTTCATTTTTAGATCAAATCCTCTTACCTCTGGGATTTGCAATCTATTATTTTCTAGCCCCAGTTCTTAGCAGTGACATATTCAGATCCCAGAGTCTGCATATCTGCGTTGGACTGTGCAATACTGataaacaaagcaaggaattgttGGTGCTTGGAGCAGTTTGCCTTGAAGGAGAGGGTGGTACGATGCTGATACAAGGGCTCTGTCTCCCCGGCGGTGGCTCAGGCCGCCCCAGAGGTGTGGCGAGGCAGGAGGGGAGCACTCAGGGGATGCTGCGGTGGATGGGGGCAGCGCCTGGAAGCCGGGGGGACCTGCTGCTTCCCGCTCAGACCCCGCGTTTGGGGCATTTCTGTGTtaaccccggggggggggggggggggccagaaGGGAAAATGCCGGGGGAGCATTAGGGTTTCAAATACCCTGCAGCTACTCAGAGATAGCGGTAATAAATAGCAGGGAATCGGAAACACAATCTCCACTTAAATGCTGTAGGCATTCCGCTCAATTTAGAAACTCTTAATCAGAAATCATTAATGCCTGCTTGTCAAGGTTTAACCTTTTTCTAGAACATGAGGTTATAAATATAAGTAAACCTCCTAAATTAAAACTTAATTTCCTATTTCAAACCTTACTCATAAATATACTTGTTAAAGCAGTTGGCAAGGATACACATGCCTATCGTGAGAAGTCACACAGAACGGAAATGAGAAAAACATGAATTTACATTCACTCTGCTGAATTGATCCAAATGAGGCCTGGCTGCTCAAGACTGAGCAGAGAAGATTACTCTGCCTCAAAGCCTGAAAAAATTCTATGCTTTATAGGATGTTTGGGAGAAATATAAGAAATCATTACAACATGTTATTCCATTAACGTGAACTGAGTTCCTCGGAAAAATGTACAACttcaattcttttctctttctgctcctACTTGTTTAGCAACAGTCAACAGCCTACAGTGCAATTCACTGTGAAGCTGTGGAAACTTGGGTGGGGGGAAGTAGGACTGTCTCCTGGTGAACCAATCTGGTGGGCTGTAAAACAGCACAGCTCCAGAAGTTGCCCAGAATTAATGCTGATTGACATGAACTGAAGATTTGGCCATTTCATACATGAAGAATAGTTGAACCTGCGTTATTTGATCTTGTATCAAAATTATTGCCAAATCCCATAGCAGACACTTTGTAATGAAGTTAATAATTAGAATCTGgcttctgcctttcctttttaGCATGTGCAGAAAGCAGTGCTAGTTAAAGCGGCTGTCtggaagaaatgtattttactaAATTGTAATAAATTATTAATTTGTCACAGGTCTGACTTTTTAAAGGTTTCACTCTTCTTGCTTTTAtggaaaatgataaaatattttacacaatATTGATTGAAAGTACAGCAATAATTTCTAATCAGACTGACGTGTAGCAAGCTTAAAAAATAAGTCTTCTGCGTATGTGATTGTTGTCATTATGACCTGCAAGCTACAGATACTGAagcaaagaaatacatttctgtgaCTGCAGCTTTCAAAGACTTTTGactgttttaaaattcttgaTGGCTAGTAATTTCACTTTACTAAAAATACCCTCAAAATCAAGGAAAAGATATGAGccaagaaaatgtttcttaagTAGACTACCAAAAAAATACCGTATGACATTCTGAAGGTCACAAGCATTACCTCAATATAAAAAATTAATCTTGGAAAAGATGAAATACCTCAGTTAACAGCAGAACTTGGAGACAAAATGATAAATGATAAACTGAGTATGACTGGTGAGAAAAGGATCCGTAGAAGCCATTACAGGACAGGATACTACACCAAGCACTGCATGCAATATATACAaatctgcttttttattgttgtttttaagagCAAAAATCTGGTTTCTTCAGCTCTCCCAGCAATTTCATGCAGCTTTGTTTTCCATCTTCAGTTTCATATAGATGAGATAGAAATTCCAAATAAGCATTTTTCCCATTTTGTCAAACTTCATAGCTTGCGACTTGAATCACAAGTGCATCTTGTCTCTGACACTCCTCTGGTTGTATACTTTTTTTGGGCTTCAGTATGTAGGAGGAAGAGATTAAGAGAAATTTTCTTTTAGCTATTCTGTAACAATGGATCAAATCCTCACCTTATTTTATGTGAATAACTGCTAAGGCAATAGGACAACTAGCTGAGTAAAACCCTTGAAAGGAGTCTTGCAACAAAATGCTTTCTCTCCAAGAGAGCTGTGATGAAAAATAGTTCCTTATCTGACTGTTCTTACTTCCATTGCATTAGTTTTTAGCATTTAAGacttctttattgttttttttgaaatggtTGTTATGCCTGAAATGTCTCTCCTGTTGGGAGATTTAGTATGCTTCATATCCATAAAAGCAATTCTGCTGCCCACAGCACTGCTTCTGAAGGAACAGCTTTGATGTCTGGTATAATGTATGTTGGTTTTCAAAAGAACAttggaagggaaaaagagaggtaTTTACTAAACAATAGATAAGACCTTCAAATGTAATCGTGCCTGGGAGGAAGTGTGAATAATTTCTGTGTGTACTGAAAGAGAGATTTAAATAATCTAATTAAAAGAAGGTCATATAATGGAAGACAAAACTTTGTCATGCAAGAACTAAAGAAAGGGATTTAAAAGGACTTTCTCATCAGAATTTTCAGGCTGCTCTTCCTTTGGTTTTGGGAGGCTTTTAATCCTGCATGGCTTTTGTGACAGTGTCCACAGGTCCAGCTAAAATTATTGTCCAGATGTTCTGGGCCCTATGCAAAAAGACGCAGTAACCCTGGCCAAAAAGATCACTGCATTTTGGGACAAATTTTTACCAATAATTGCAGTTTGGAGTGCTGGCTGTTGCTCATAAGAATTCTATATTGGATTAATCATAACCTATTTGGGCTTTTAAAGAGCCAGACTGCAGAGCAAAGTCGACGCTGCggtgagctgggaagagaggagtGCACGGGAGTGCCAGGCAGAAAACGCAGGCTGTCTTTCGTGACAGCTTGTAACCATGACTCGAAGCAGCGACTGTTATGGTTGGCTCTGCAAACGCGTAGGAACTCTGGCATTCAGCGGGGCAACATCCTCGCCAGCGTCCTAAACCGGCGTATGGTTTATAAAGAAAACCCTCTGCAGCTGTTTGTGCCCGGGGGAGGAACCCGCATGCCCAATCCCACAGAGCCCTGTGTAATCGACTTAGCTGCATCTCCTTCCTTTTTGCATAATAAAATGCAAAGCTCGGTCTCAGCTGCTGAGCCAACTGGTCTGTGGACATGTCTTCTGGGCGCTCGTGCCTCACTCTGGGACTGCTGCCGAGCCCCTGTCACAGAAGGGATTGCCTCATGGCTGCGCTGTGTTGAAAGTTAAAAAAGGGTTTGATGGACACTGGTGTTTGTTGAATTTGTGTCAGATGTCAGTGTCACAAAGTGGTTacaaaaacacagctgcctttAGTTAACAATCAGCTTAAGTCTGCTAGGGAATTACAGTGGCACTACACGGTCGCTagataaaatacataaaacttcTTTCACATCCTGGGTCCCTCGATTGCTTTTCCCCTCACCTCCAACATCAGTGTTCTGGCCGCTAGGTTATGTCATTGTGCACTCTTTGcacattgctcttttttttcttcctttcccctccctccatcccccaaaCTCTTCACAAATCATTTCTCACTTGCACAATGGCACAACTTGCGCAGAAGAGGTGAAGAGTGTCCCGGCCAGCCACCTTCTGCCCTCCAAGCGCCAGCAGTGAGGTGGTTTCTGCAAGGGGCGGCAGAGAGGGGCGTGAGCCCTCTCCTATCTGttttgcagagagaaaagaagataaaaacagaTCTTGCACTGGTGCATGCTGTAGCCATTAAGCTATTATATTAGAAAGTGGTTACTGCTTTCATTAGTCAAGCATTTGAATGAAGCGGTCTTAACACTTCAGATTGTGTGGAGCTCGGTCCTGCTGGGGTGAGACTGGGTCGGACCACGCATTAGAGATCAGGCCTGCGAGAGCATGTAGCAAGGGGATTGCTCATGTTCAGGATCAGATCACGCTTAGGTATGAGACAGGCACCTGAGCTGCTCAGGCCCCATTAGATTGAGGCAGCTCTGAGCACACACAGAAGGAGACCTTTAGGAGACTTAAGAAAACATACTGGTAAAACTCGAGTATCTTTTGCTCTTATAGGACTTTTGGAGTCCATCTGCTAAGATCCTCCATGGATTTAACATTAGGTTGTTAGCTCTATCCTATGTGTATCTGTATCCTAAAGCTCATAAACACCTTTAAAAAATGCTTGTTCTCCTCAAGCAGGTATGTATGGATTACGATTCCCTGACCCTCCTGGGCATGGATGCTTCCACGCATTACCATTCAGGCTGTTAATATCAGGATCTGGAAAGACAATCTCCTGGCAGGATATTAAAAGCAAGCAGTGCTCTCATAAGTATAGATTACTTATAGTTAAATTATTATGCAAATGATGGCCTTTAAAATGTCAAATTCTGGCTGAATGAAACAGTGACTAATCACTAATCCTATCAGTAGCCTTCTCAGCTGTGATTCCAAAATAAGACAGAGGAACTTAACTGAAAGAATGAAGAATGCGATGAATCCTATGGGGAGGCTCCCGACCTACTTTGCAATGCATGAAAATTATTAGGGATAGTGAAAATCCCTTGTTGATGCTGCTGTTCAACTCACTGGACACTCTGCTAAGATATCTTGCAGCAATCAAATAAGGGAACATTTTAGATTAAATCTTGCGTTAATACACATACTAAAATCATAAATTATAAAGCCAAACTAGACTACTGTGAGCTAATTTGACATCCTGTATAGCATGGGCCACATGATTTACAGTAATTACTTCCTTTTTGCACTAAAAAATATCTTTTAGAAAAACTTTCCAGAAATGGACAATCTCTGCAGATGGTTTCAGTGGTTACTTATCCTCACTATTAGAAAGCATCCATCTTGAATCTGAGTTTGTAAAGCTTTGATTTTTAGCCATTATGTTTCACCAAGTAGAAGGAATGGTCGTCAAATTTCTGTTGCGACAAGACATGGGCATGGCAAAACTTCATTTTACCTCACCTGATTTTTAGGCATTGTCTCCCAGAAGGGAACTGATAGCTCTGAGTTAAATACACAGACTCCCCacgcaggaaaaagaaaaggcttgatGCCTCAGAATGAGGTCGAGATCGGCCAACAGGCTGAACAGGGAGCCACTAATCTAGTCAAGAGGCAATGCTAAAGAAAAAGATATGTCTGAAATCCCATTCCTCATGTTATTTAGGTTATTGACTCTGTTCTGCAAAAGGATTCACAGCCTATGCTGAGTGAGCCTTTAAAAAATGGAGCAGAACTtgcccttttattttaaaatgtggctAGCAGTGGGCCTGCCTCATCTGCTTTGTCCTGACCTAGGGCTGTTTTCCCAAGCAGGGTGCTTCAGAAGGTCCAAAGGTATGCCCTGAACCTTTACATAAGTCTTATGGCCTCTGTGCAGTGTTGCAAAATGTGGTACATATTGGTCTATGATAGGTCTGCCtgaaccaaaaaagaaagaaggaataacCAATAATTCAGAAGTTAGACTATGAAAGTGAGAGCCAAGCTCCATGCCCTTTTCGCTCAAGCGACTTCCAGTCCCCGTCTTCCACCCCTCAGCAGTGCCCTAAGCAGCTGAGCGGAGGCTGTGGGGGAAACCAGAGCAGCGCCCCCCTCTTCCCGGCCGGCCGGGCAGTTCTGCGAAGGGGAACGCAAGGGGCGTTCCAGGTAGTCTGTCAGCGAGGGCTGCTTTGCCTAGGCTTGGTCTTCCTCGGACAAGGATGTGTCCAGAATTGAGACATCTGTGCAAATCAGCGATGAGACAAGGCATTACTTGTTCTCACTTCAGCATAAACGGGGTGAACTCCTCACCTCCGTCTGGCAGCTCTTGGCTGACCATGTCAGCTCCGCGAGGAGGTGCAAACTTGAGCAGGTTCTTTCAGTGGAAACACGCATCTTCACCGTGCAGCTTCAAAGGGACCCGTGAGCGAGAAGGAAAAGACTTAATTATGTAGGAAAAGACTCTTCATGTATGGAAAGatcacatcctccagagcctttTATCAATTGCAGAGTGAAAAATAGAGACAATGATTCCGCTCTCTTTTTAACATCCTTTAATATCTACCCAAGAAAATGCCATGGAGGAACAAAGCGTGTTATTATTAGCAAGCATATGCATATATCACTCTCTGATTTGGCAATCTTTAACGCCGAATTTGTACTCTGTTCAAAAAACCATAAATGACCACAGCGCTGCAGACACAGCAATAACCCAGCGTCTGCACGTCCCGGAGGTTCAGCGCAAGCGGGCGCGAGCGGAACGACAAGGAAAGGAGGCCGGAGGCTTCTTAAACCCTTCTGCT
Protein-coding sequences here:
- the SMIM14 gene encoding small integral membrane protein 14 isoform X1, whose product is MVFTIKSTFIRRIMAEGGFDPCECICSHEHAMRRLINLLRQSQSYCTDTECLQELPGPSSSSDNGISFAMILMAWVVIALVLFLLRPSNLRGSNTAGKPTSPHSGQEPPAPPVD
- the SMIM14 gene encoding small integral membrane protein 14 isoform X2; this encodes MAEGGFDPCECICSHEHAMRRLINLLRQSQSYCTDTECLQELPGPSSSSDNGISFAMILMAWVVIALVLFLLRPSNLRGSNTAGKPTSPHSGQEPPAPPVD